A single region of the Vicia villosa cultivar HV-30 ecotype Madison, WI linkage group LG4, Vvil1.0, whole genome shotgun sequence genome encodes:
- the LOC131599935 gene encoding uncharacterized protein LOC131599935, producing MSFSFFKVSRPKTPQEVVKSIKESLVALDTKTVVEVKALEKALEEVEKNFVTMRTMLSGDGESEPNLDQVSQLVEEIRRWSGKTSEDGQGRIRTWVYGSIRRT from the exons ATGTCGTTTTCGTTCTTTAAGGTTTCCAGGCCTAAAACGCCGCAGGAAGTGGTCAAGTCTATCAAAGAGAGTCTCGTCGCACTCGATACCAAAACCGTTGTTGAAGTTAAAGCCCTTGAGAAG GCTTTAGAGGAAGTTGAAAAGAATTTTGTTACAATGAGAACTATGCTTTCTGGAGATGGGGAATCAGAACCGAATTTGGACCAGGTTTCACAGCTTGTGGAggaaatcagaagatggtctggcaagacatcagaagatggtcaaggcagaatcagaacatgggtctatggaagcatcagaagaacttga